A window of uncultured Draconibacterium sp. contains these coding sequences:
- the budA gene encoding acetolactate decarboxylase translates to MKNKTLLLLILCCTIFSCSIKKNNNPISAPEISDNIYQYSVFTALANKIYDGTLCVADVKEKGDIGLGTFNGLNGEMIVCDGVVYQWLANGSVRTPADSELVPFTVVTFFEADKTIELANAEDYKHLKTFISSQLPSKNMPYAFKVKADFESLKCGSADKQEKPYTKTLSDALIDRPTFDLKNIKGTLVGFWYPEYIGKVNVAGFHLHFISDDKTQAGHVMEFKASNLKIEIDFCSGFAIELPETDAFKTEDFDLTQEYTNKK, encoded by the coding sequence ATGAAAAACAAAACACTGCTCCTGCTTATTCTCTGCTGCACTATTTTTTCGTGCAGTATAAAAAAAAATAACAACCCAATTTCAGCCCCGGAAATATCTGATAATATTTATCAGTATTCCGTTTTTACAGCCCTTGCAAACAAAATTTACGACGGTACATTGTGTGTTGCGGATGTAAAAGAAAAGGGTGATATTGGTTTAGGTACTTTTAATGGTTTAAATGGAGAAATGATTGTTTGTGACGGAGTTGTATACCAGTGGCTTGCAAACGGAAGTGTTCGAACCCCTGCAGACTCGGAGTTAGTGCCTTTTACAGTGGTTACTTTTTTTGAAGCCGATAAAACAATTGAACTAGCAAACGCGGAAGACTACAAGCATTTAAAAACTTTTATAAGCTCTCAGCTTCCTTCGAAAAATATGCCTTACGCTTTTAAAGTTAAAGCCGATTTTGAATCGTTAAAATGTGGTAGCGCCGATAAACAGGAAAAACCTTATACAAAAACCTTAAGTGATGCATTAATCGACCGACCAACTTTTGATCTTAAAAACATAAAAGGCACCCTTGTTGGGTTTTGGTACCCCGAATACATTGGAAAAGTAAATGTGGCTGGATTCCATCTTCATTTTATTTCGGATGATAAAACACAGGCCGGCCATGTTATGGAATTTAAAGCTTCTAATCTGAAAATTGAAATTGACTTCTGTTCCGGTTTTGCGATTGAACTACCTGAAACCGATGCCTTTAAAACGGAAGATTTTGATTTGACCCAGGAGTACACCAACAAAAAATAA
- a CDS encoding sulfatase, whose protein sequence is MKIKPTLIAVWLFFTLALFSCQFKNNKSKPEKPNVLFILVDDFGYRDCSVMGSNYYETPNIDRIAREGMIFTDGYATCQVCSPSRASILSGKFTARHGITDWIGAKTGEEWSQTGRATQLLPPDYVHALPLEYTTLPEALKEAGYKTFFAGKWHLGAKGSWPEDHGFDINKGGWDAGSPAGGYFSPFKNPNLKDGPDGENLSMRLANETVEFIKNNKDTAFFAYLSFYAVHGPIQSTKEKWAKYRDKAEAMGISRYGFEMGHFLPIRQTQDNPVYAGLVEAMDDAVGVVLKALEEMGLDDKTIICFTGDNGGVAAGDSYSTSNLPLRAGKGYQFEGGIREPFFIKVPGLNEGEKCSTPVTGTDFYPTILELAGIDLKPEEHTDGISLVPLLKGDTIADRPLVWHYPHYGNQGGEPSSIIREGDWKLIHYYEDGREELYNLKNDLEEANNLAPENSKRVKQMSIKLFAMLNEMGARFPAKDPAWTAEKELQHLGYVISQQLPALEKQRLNFLSKDFDPANNWWGSQAVND, encoded by the coding sequence ATGAAAATCAAACCAACATTAATCGCGGTATGGCTTTTTTTTACACTCGCACTTTTTTCGTGTCAGTTTAAAAACAATAAAAGCAAACCTGAAAAACCCAATGTCCTGTTTATTCTGGTTGACGATTTTGGGTATCGTGATTGTAGTGTAATGGGGAGCAACTATTACGAAACACCCAACATTGATCGGATTGCCCGGGAAGGGATGATTTTTACCGACGGTTATGCCACTTGCCAGGTTTGTAGCCCTTCGCGGGCAAGCATTTTATCGGGTAAATTTACCGCCCGGCATGGCATTACCGATTGGATTGGTGCAAAAACCGGGGAAGAATGGAGCCAAACAGGTCGCGCCACACAATTACTGCCTCCCGATTATGTGCATGCACTTCCCCTTGAATATACCACCTTACCCGAAGCTTTAAAAGAAGCCGGTTACAAGACTTTTTTTGCCGGAAAATGGCACCTTGGGGCAAAAGGCTCGTGGCCCGAAGATCATGGATTTGATATAAACAAAGGGGGCTGGGACGCAGGAAGCCCTGCAGGAGGCTATTTCTCACCCTTCAAAAATCCAAATCTGAAGGATGGTCCCGATGGCGAAAACCTGTCGATGCGTTTGGCCAACGAAACCGTTGAGTTTATTAAGAACAACAAAGACACCGCATTTTTTGCCTATCTCTCGTTTTACGCCGTTCATGGCCCCATTCAATCTACAAAGGAAAAATGGGCGAAATACCGCGATAAAGCGGAAGCCATGGGAATTTCAAGATACGGTTTTGAAATGGGTCATTTTCTACCCATCAGGCAAACGCAGGACAATCCGGTTTATGCCGGCTTGGTTGAAGCCATGGACGATGCAGTGGGCGTGGTTTTAAAAGCGTTGGAAGAAATGGGACTGGACGACAAAACCATAATTTGTTTTACGGGAGACAACGGTGGTGTTGCAGCCGGCGATTCGTATTCCACATCGAATTTGCCTTTACGCGCCGGAAAAGGCTACCAGTTTGAAGGTGGGATTCGCGAGCCCTTTTTTATTAAAGTCCCCGGGTTGAATGAGGGCGAAAAATGCAGCACTCCGGTTACCGGAACCGACTTTTACCCTACTATTTTGGAACTCGCCGGGATCGATTTAAAACCGGAAGAACACACCGACGGGATTAGTTTGGTACCGCTGTTAAAGGGCGATACAATTGCCGACCGACCACTTGTGTGGCATTATCCTCACTATGGAAATCAAGGCGGAGAACCGTCTTCAATCATTCGCGAAGGCGACTGGAAATTAATTCACTATTACGAAGATGGCCGCGAAGAACTGTATAACCTTAAAAACGATTTGGAAGAGGCAAATAATCTGGCACCTGAAAACAGCAAAAGGGTAAAACAAATGAGTATTAAACTGTTTGCTATGCTGAATGAAATGGGGGCCCGGTTTCCGGCAAAAGATCCGGCCTGGACTGCTGAGAAAGAGTTGCAGCATTTGGGATACGTGATTTCACAACAATTACCTGCTCTTGAAAAACAGCGCTTAAACTTCCTTTCAAAAGATTTTGACCCCGCTAACAACTGGTGGGGAAGTCAGGCGGTAAACGATTAA
- a CDS encoding cupin domain-containing protein: MTDKVFFDNKKYEWEEVAPGVTRQITGYNNDIMMVLVKFEEGAIGSAHSHPHTQSTYVESGEFEVQMGDKFQLLKKGDCFIALPDVVHGVVCKSAGTLVDVFSPVREDFL; this comes from the coding sequence ATGACAGACAAGGTTTTTTTTGATAACAAAAAATACGAATGGGAAGAAGTAGCCCCGGGAGTTACCCGCCAAATAACCGGATACAATAACGATATAATGATGGTGCTTGTAAAGTTTGAAGAAGGTGCCATTGGATCTGCACACAGTCATCCGCATACGCAATCAACTTATGTTGAAAGTGGCGAATTTGAGGTACAAATGGGAGATAAATTTCAACTCCTTAAAAAAGGCGATTGTTTTATTGCACTTCCCGACGTAGTTCATGGAGTAGTCTGTAAATCAGCAGGTACACTCGTTGACGTCTTTAGCCCGGTTCGCGAAGATTTTCTGTAA
- a CDS encoding arylsulfatase, giving the protein MKTSFLLLTLAIVFLFSCQTKQNGTTGKAEIQKPNIIYILADDLGYADLSCYGQTHFQTPNIDHLAKEGMIFTQHYAGSTVCSPSRSVLLTGQHTGHTPIRGNNRDECGNWPLPTETVTVAEILQQNGYTTGAFGKWGLGCPSSTGDPNKQGFDEFFGYNDQTLAHNYYPYFLNHNQDTIWLEGNAGNGQGTYAPIPIHEQALKFMDDNKDKPFFMYYPSVIPHAELFAPEEYLEKYRGKFLPEKEYKGDDEGSPRYKLGGYGSQPESHAAFAAMINLLDDQVGEIVAKLEELGIADNTLILFSSDNGPHIEGGADPDYFGSNGPFQGYKRDLYEGGIREPMIAWWPGKIEAASQSDHVSAFWDFLPTVTEIIGAKNPENIDGISFLPSLLGKGEQAKHDHLYWEFHEKNGRLALRKDNWKLVRYDVFSPEKTTTELYDLGNDPSEQNNLAGEHPELVKELLEIMNNSRTETEAFLFK; this is encoded by the coding sequence ATGAAAACATCATTCCTGCTTTTAACCCTGGCAATCGTTTTTCTTTTTTCGTGCCAAACAAAACAAAATGGCACAACCGGTAAAGCTGAAATACAAAAACCAAACATCATATACATTCTTGCCGATGACCTTGGTTACGCCGATTTAAGTTGTTACGGGCAAACACATTTCCAAACGCCCAACATCGACCACCTGGCAAAGGAAGGAATGATTTTTACCCAACACTATGCCGGATCAACAGTGTGTTCACCATCGCGCTCGGTTTTACTTACCGGACAACATACCGGGCACACTCCCATTCGTGGAAACAATCGTGATGAATGCGGGAACTGGCCCCTGCCAACCGAAACCGTTACAGTTGCTGAAATCCTTCAACAAAATGGATATACAACAGGTGCTTTTGGGAAATGGGGATTGGGATGTCCGAGTTCTACCGGTGATCCAAACAAACAGGGATTTGACGAATTTTTTGGGTACAACGATCAAACACTGGCACACAACTACTATCCCTATTTTTTAAACCACAACCAGGATACAATTTGGCTGGAAGGCAACGCCGGAAACGGACAAGGAACCTATGCTCCGATTCCAATTCATGAGCAGGCACTAAAATTTATGGATGACAACAAAGACAAACCCTTCTTTATGTATTATCCGTCTGTAATTCCGCATGCCGAGCTTTTTGCTCCTGAAGAATACCTGGAAAAATACCGTGGAAAATTTCTTCCTGAAAAAGAATACAAAGGAGACGACGAAGGATCACCCAGATACAAACTGGGCGGTTACGGTTCGCAACCTGAATCACATGCTGCTTTTGCTGCCATGATAAACCTTCTGGACGACCAGGTGGGTGAAATTGTAGCAAAACTGGAAGAACTTGGAATTGCCGACAATACACTTATCCTGTTTTCATCCGACAATGGCCCACACATTGAAGGAGGTGCCGATCCGGATTATTTTGGCAGCAACGGCCCTTTTCAGGGATACAAACGCGATTTGTACGAAGGTGGAATCAGGGAACCTATGATTGCCTGGTGGCCGGGAAAAATTGAAGCAGCTTCACAATCTGATCACGTATCTGCATTTTGGGATTTTTTACCCACTGTTACAGAAATTATTGGCGCAAAAAATCCTGAAAACATTGACGGAATTTCATTTTTACCAAGTTTGCTGGGAAAAGGAGAACAAGCAAAACACGATCATTTATACTGGGAATTTCATGAAAAAAACGGGCGATTGGCGCTGCGCAAAGACAACTGGAAATTGGTTCGTTACGACGTGTTTTCGCCAGAGAAAACAACAACAGAATTGTACGATCTGGGAAACGATCCTTCAGAACAAAACAACCTGGCTGGCGAACATCCGGAACTGGTAAAAGAGTTGCTTGAAATTATGAATAACTCCCGCACCGAAACGGAAGCTTTCCTATTTAAGTAA
- a CDS encoding DUF4982 domain-containing protein, with product MKHNLILLLLVFFCTGSFAQEKPLRNLTTLENNWKFINQEVAGAENPQTNTSNWETVSVPHDWAIKGPFDKEIDKQMVKVTQDMETEAKERTGRTGALPHIGIGWYRNTFTLPEFEAGKKALLIFDGAMSDAQVYVNGTKVGNHPYGYSYFYFDISDYLQAGENLLAVRLENPPSSSRWYPGAGIYRKVQILVKDEVNFQQWGTFITTPFVSDQVAQINIKSEVNGDDLKVVTEIKDAEGKIVASKTSSDQFGNLTELNIAVPDPNIWSIENPYLYTAHSKLYKNNELKDELLTRFGIRSVVYERGKGLVLNGEVTKFKGVCLHHDLGPLGAAVNKAALKRQLTILKDMGCNAIRSSHNMPSHEQLELCDEMGFLFLAESFDEWAKAKVENGYNRFFNDWAEKDVVNLVRATRNHPCIVMWSSGNEVPDQWGNEGVKLAKWLQDIFHREDPTRPVTVGMDQVANTLKNGFGAIMDIPGLNYRLPLYDEAYERFPQGFILGSETASTVSSRGIYKFPVEELKQKTYDDFQSSSYDMEACYWSNVPDEDFVWQDDFDWVIGEFVWTGFDYLGEPTPYNEAWPSRSSYFGICDLAGLPKDRFYLYRSRWNTENETLHILPHWNWEGREGETTPVFVYTNYNSAELFVNGVSQGVQTKTKELSKQHRYRLMWMDVKYEPGTLKVVAFDDAGKPVAEKEIHTAGKPHHLKLSADRESISADGKDLSYITVSVVDKDGNLCPNADTQLNFSVSGAGTYKVVCNGDATSLEMFHLPTMKAFSGKLVVTVQASEKPGEINLAVKGKGLKTGNIAIHSK from the coding sequence ATGAAACACAATCTCATTCTTTTGCTACTCGTATTTTTTTGTACCGGTAGTTTTGCGCAGGAAAAACCACTGAGAAACCTGACAACCCTGGAAAACAATTGGAAATTTATTAACCAGGAAGTTGCCGGAGCAGAAAATCCACAAACCAATACCAGCAACTGGGAAACGGTTTCAGTTCCACACGACTGGGCAATTAAAGGGCCATTCGACAAGGAAATTGATAAACAAATGGTAAAAGTTACCCAGGATATGGAAACAGAAGCCAAAGAGCGAACCGGACGAACCGGAGCTTTGCCACACATCGGAATTGGCTGGTACCGCAACACTTTCACTCTCCCCGAATTTGAAGCCGGAAAAAAGGCGCTGCTGATTTTTGATGGTGCCATGAGCGATGCCCAGGTGTATGTAAATGGCACAAAAGTGGGCAATCATCCCTACGGTTACAGCTATTTTTATTTCGACATTTCGGATTATTTGCAAGCTGGCGAAAACCTTTTAGCAGTTCGTCTTGAAAACCCACCTTCTTCTTCGCGCTGGTATCCGGGAGCCGGTATTTACCGAAAGGTTCAGATTCTTGTTAAAGACGAGGTGAATTTTCAGCAATGGGGAACGTTTATAACTACTCCTTTTGTATCCGATCAAGTGGCACAAATAAACATTAAATCGGAAGTAAACGGAGACGATTTAAAAGTTGTTACAGAAATTAAAGATGCCGAAGGGAAAATAGTGGCCAGCAAAACAAGCAGCGATCAGTTTGGCAATTTAACGGAACTGAACATTGCTGTCCCTGATCCGAATATTTGGAGCATTGAAAACCCGTATTTATATACTGCGCACTCTAAACTTTACAAGAACAATGAATTAAAGGATGAATTGCTAACTCGTTTTGGAATTAGAAGCGTAGTGTACGAGCGTGGAAAAGGACTGGTTTTAAACGGCGAAGTAACCAAATTTAAAGGTGTTTGTTTGCACCACGACTTGGGCCCCCTTGGAGCAGCCGTAAACAAAGCCGCTTTAAAACGCCAGCTTACCATTTTAAAAGACATGGGCTGCAATGCCATCCGCTCGTCTCACAACATGCCTTCGCACGAGCAGCTTGAATTGTGTGACGAAATGGGCTTTCTGTTTTTAGCTGAAAGTTTTGACGAATGGGCAAAAGCAAAAGTAGAAAATGGTTACAACCGCTTTTTTAACGACTGGGCCGAAAAAGATGTGGTAAATCTGGTTCGCGCCACACGAAATCACCCATGTATCGTAATGTGGAGTTCGGGTAACGAAGTACCCGACCAATGGGGAAACGAAGGTGTAAAACTTGCCAAATGGTTGCAGGATATTTTCCACCGCGAAGATCCAACACGCCCTGTTACCGTTGGAATGGACCAGGTAGCCAACACGCTTAAAAATGGTTTTGGTGCTATCATGGATATTCCGGGCTTAAATTACCGTTTGCCTTTGTACGACGAAGCTTACGAACGTTTTCCGCAGGGTTTTATTTTAGGTTCCGAAACCGCATCTACAGTGAGTTCTCGCGGAATCTATAAGTTTCCTGTTGAAGAGTTGAAACAAAAAACGTACGACGATTTCCAAAGTTCATCTTACGATATGGAAGCGTGTTACTGGTCGAATGTACCCGATGAAGATTTTGTATGGCAGGATGACTTCGATTGGGTGATCGGCGAATTTGTCTGGACAGGATTCGACTACCTTGGAGAACCAACACCTTACAACGAAGCATGGCCTTCGCGCAGTTCTTATTTTGGAATATGCGATTTGGCCGGTTTGCCAAAAGACCGTTTCTACCTGTACCGCAGTCGCTGGAATACCGAAAACGAAACCTTACATATTTTGCCGCACTGGAATTGGGAAGGCAGAGAAGGCGAAACCACACCTGTTTTTGTTTACACCAACTACAACAGTGCCGAGTTATTCGTGAACGGTGTTAGCCAGGGAGTTCAAACGAAAACAAAGGAGTTAAGCAAACAACACCGCTACCGCCTCATGTGGATGGATGTAAAATACGAACCGGGAACCCTGAAAGTGGTAGCTTTCGATGATGCAGGAAAACCTGTTGCCGAAAAAGAAATACACACCGCCGGGAAACCACATCACCTGAAATTATCAGCCGATCGGGAAAGCATTTCAGCCGATGGAAAAGACTTGAGTTACATCACCGTTTCAGTGGTCGACAAGGATGGTAATCTTTGTCCGAATGCCGACACTCAGTTAAACTTTTCTGTGTCGGGAGCTGGAACCTACAAGGTTGTTTGCAACGGCGATGCCACCTCGCTCGAAATGTTCCATTTACCAACCATGAAAGCATTTAGTGGTAAATTAGTGGTTACCGTACAAGCATCTGAAAAACCGGGAGAAATAAATCTGGCAGTAAAAGGCAAAGGCTTAAAAACCGGAAATATCGCAATACACTCGAAATAA
- a CDS encoding nitrilase-related carbon-nitrogen hydrolase: MCLLICHEWRYPELYRQYYHLGVQMLFQSWYDGNYSEEEYREEGKDLGEVIPGFVRGNAANNKLWISGSNTCKKQQGFPAFICRPDGSIHGKLKRNISGVLIRQIDFDQQYSDLSSHLRDKVSRMSY, from the coding sequence ATGTGTTTGCTAATCTGCCACGAGTGGCGCTATCCCGAATTATATCGTCAATATTATCACCTGGGCGTACAAATGTTGTTTCAATCGTGGTACGACGGAAATTATTCAGAAGAGGAATACCGGGAAGAGGGGAAAGACCTTGGAGAAGTAATTCCGGGATTTGTGCGCGGAAATGCGGCAAACAATAAACTCTGGATTAGTGGGTCAAACACCTGTAAAAAACAACAAGGGTTCCCGGCATTTATTTGCCGCCCCGATGGAAGCATTCACGGAAAACTAAAGCGAAATATTTCGGGTGTTCTTATTCGCCAAATTGATTTCGACCAACAATATTCCGACCTCTCAAGCCATTTACGCGATAAAGTGAGCAGAATGAGCTATTAA
- a CDS encoding carbon-nitrogen hydrolase family protein, with product MKNTLKVASSQFPVSTDINANLKFIKKQIKIAAENEAEIIHFSECSLSAYAGIDFAEYTSDANQNIQKGIAAICEFAQLFNIWVIFGTHVFEGNMKKPFNCLFVINSQGEIVTRYDKRLLAGFDLDWYSAGTKPGLFEIKGIKCVC from the coding sequence ATGAAAAATACCTTAAAAGTTGCCAGCAGTCAGTTTCCGGTTAGTACCGACATAAATGCAAATCTCAAATTCATAAAAAAGCAAATTAAAATTGCTGCCGAAAACGAGGCTGAAATCATTCATTTCAGCGAGTGCAGTTTAAGCGCTTACGCAGGCATCGATTTTGCAGAATATACTTCCGACGCAAACCAGAACATTCAGAAAGGAATAGCTGCCATTTGCGAGTTTGCACAGCTGTTCAACATTTGGGTAATTTTTGGAACCCACGTGTTTGAAGGAAACATGAAAAAACCTTTTAACTGCCTATTTGTAATCAACAGCCAGGGCGAAATCGTAACCCGGTACGACAAACGATTGCTTGCCGGTTTTGATTTGGACTGGTACTCGGCCGGTACCAAACCGGGACTTTTCGAAATTAAGGGGATAAAATGTGTTTGCTAA
- a CDS encoding DUF1805 domain-containing protein: protein MNFEGKEFTAYSIPTSNTFVLIIGAEKGILGCGYLNIDVANRVNDVCALVTGVKTPADMLSAKVVAVSEAASKLGIKEGITGKEALLLMS, encoded by the coding sequence ATGAATTTTGAAGGAAAAGAATTTACAGCTTACAGCATTCCAACAAGTAATACATTCGTACTTATAATTGGAGCCGAAAAAGGCATTTTGGGCTGTGGGTATTTAAACATTGATGTTGCCAACCGGGTAAACGATGTGTGTGCTCTTGTTACAGGTGTTAAAACTCCCGCCGATATGCTTTCGGCAAAAGTTGTAGCGGTTAGTGAAGCAGCTTCAAAATTGGGAATAAAGGAAGGAATTACAGGGAAAGAGGCACTGCTTTTAATGTCGTAA
- a CDS encoding ATP-binding protein, producing the protein MTRRLRFLFLLLIGIPFNIHLAQSQNQLAIDSLKNLNTTETDQQKIVKNLISIADNFTYHQIDSAIYYTDKAIQLSNKIDYPKGAAEADFFKAYFLDISGDYDKAISSLEKAASIFTEIGDSSYLTGCYNNLGVLYSYGDKQKTSLEYFIKSVNIGEELKDSFSLAEGYCNIAGVYEDLNEYSSALKYYNKALEVDLHYNPVEDLAISYLDVGNINIKLRRFDDALENLQKAQALMPKIDDAYYKAVLHQRFATYYTETNELDKANEYVLKSNNFSKNFDYPMFKADMLAIKGEILLKQKMYNASLEILDNAIEQYNKLKFTYSLGEIYKFKAEAFSGLGQHTKAYEFLQMANAEEEKHKSNEIAETLGEFEKEEALKEERTRLKLEQELEIQRNENELIKVRSKLYFTINLSILLGSILVLALYFYALKRNHSKSLESSNELINHQKELIENSYLELKQNESRLLELNATKDKFFSIIAHDLKNPFNTLIGLSELMIENPELKHTDDYEELIEGMAQTAKSGHDLLENLLQWSRSQVGSIQLAPKAILLDELFVTVSMFFNETAKAKNISIAIPAQTELKVFADYNMAHFIVRNLINNAIKFSYYNTKIEVDASVKEDMVVVCVTDHGIGMKAEIVSKLFKVEYSVQRNGTSDEKGTGLGLILCKEFVEKNGGEIWVESIEGKGSTFCFSLPKSIS; encoded by the coding sequence ATGACCAGAAGATTGCGATTTTTATTTCTTTTACTTATTGGCATTCCCTTCAACATTCACTTGGCACAAAGTCAAAATCAACTTGCAATTGATTCACTTAAAAACCTTAATACGACTGAAACCGACCAACAAAAAATTGTAAAAAACCTTATCTCAATCGCTGACAATTTTACCTATCACCAAATTGACAGTGCAATTTATTACACCGACAAAGCCATTCAACTTTCAAACAAAATAGATTATCCCAAAGGAGCTGCAGAGGCTGATTTTTTTAAAGCCTATTTTTTAGACATTAGCGGCGATTACGACAAGGCCATTTCGAGCCTCGAAAAAGCTGCTTCTATTTTTACCGAAATAGGAGACTCGAGCTATTTAACCGGTTGCTACAACAATCTTGGCGTTTTATATTCCTATGGCGACAAGCAAAAAACAAGCCTTGAATATTTTATTAAATCGGTGAATATTGGGGAGGAATTAAAAGATTCCTTTTCATTGGCTGAAGGTTATTGCAACATTGCAGGCGTGTACGAAGATTTGAACGAATACAGTTCGGCATTAAAATACTACAACAAAGCACTTGAAGTTGATTTGCATTACAATCCGGTGGAAGATCTGGCGATATCTTATTTGGATGTTGGCAACATCAACATAAAATTACGACGCTTTGACGATGCACTTGAAAACCTGCAAAAGGCACAGGCTTTGATGCCAAAAATTGATGACGCCTACTACAAAGCCGTTTTGCATCAGCGCTTTGCAACATACTACACCGAAACAAACGAATTAGATAAAGCAAATGAATACGTTCTAAAATCGAATAATTTCTCTAAAAATTTCGACTACCCGATGTTTAAAGCAGATATGCTTGCCATAAAAGGCGAAATTTTGCTCAAACAAAAAATGTATAATGCCAGTCTGGAAATTCTGGACAATGCAATTGAACAATACAATAAGTTAAAATTTACCTATTCGCTGGGCGAAATTTACAAATTTAAAGCGGAGGCTTTTTCAGGGCTGGGGCAACACACCAAAGCCTACGAATTTTTACAAATGGCCAATGCTGAAGAGGAAAAACATAAATCGAACGAAATTGCAGAAACATTGGGCGAATTCGAAAAAGAAGAAGCACTAAAAGAAGAAAGAACCCGACTGAAACTCGAACAAGAACTTGAAATTCAACGAAATGAGAATGAATTGATTAAAGTTCGGTCGAAATTATATTTTACCATTAACCTGTCCATTTTATTGGGATCGATTTTGGTACTGGCCCTGTATTTTTACGCCTTGAAACGAAATCACAGCAAATCGCTTGAATCGAGCAACGAATTAATTAACCACCAAAAAGAGCTGATCGAAAACAGTTACCTGGAGCTAAAACAAAACGAAAGCCGCTTGCTGGAGTTAAATGCTACAAAAGACAAGTTCTTTTCGATAATTGCACACGACCTGAAAAATCCGTTTAATACATTAATTGGCTTATCGGAATTAATGATTGAGAATCCCGAGTTAAAGCACACCGATGATTACGAGGAATTGATAGAAGGAATGGCACAAACAGCTAAATCGGGACACGATTTGCTTGAAAACTTATTACAATGGTCACGCTCACAGGTTGGAAGCATTCAACTGGCACCAAAAGCGATTCTTTTGGATGAGTTATTTGTTACCGTTTCGATGTTCTTTAACGAAACAGCAAAGGCAAAAAACATTAGTATTGCCATTCCTGCTCAAACAGAACTAAAAGTATTTGCCGACTACAATATGGCACATTTTATAGTTAGGAACCTTATTAACAATGCAATTAAGTTTTCGTACTACAACACCAAAATTGAAGTGGATGCTTCGGTTAAAGAAGATATGGTAGTGGTTTGTGTTACCGACCACGGAATTGGTATGAAAGCCGAAATCGTCAGCAAGCTTTTTAAAGTAGAATATTCGGTACAACGCAACGGAACTTCCGATGAAAAAGGAACGGGTTTAGGTTTGATTTTATGCAAAGAATTTGTTGAGAAAAACGGCGGAGAAATATGGGTGGAAAGTATTGAAGGAAAAGGCAGTACCTTTTGCTTTAGCTTACCAAAATCAATTAGTTAG